A stretch of Mycobacterium sp. ITM-2016-00316 DNA encodes these proteins:
- a CDS encoding sensor histidine kinase produces the protein MSGQIALTLAVALLLAAVAAVLVVRTRRVVATPTERAVHAALHTASLAARALRQGLDSGSAATAAPFLRGLTGTDGVALFNGHGELLAADPDDELIWQPDIAETCASTAAESIAGERRVLNGVRTSTVVAQPLLAENGDVLGVLVVVTAGSPGPGMLGAIGEVARYAASQIELAELDASRARLDKAEVLALRAQISPHFIYNALNTIASFVRTDPARARELILEFADFTRYSFRAAGQYTTLAEELRNIDRYLTLERARFGTALTVRLQVAPEVLNVVVPFLALQPLVENAVRHGLAGRGGGSVEIVANDAGSDCVITVEDDGAGMDPDTLRAGQGDALADRSADQSAHVGLTNVDHRLRAAFGNDYGLVVETAVGAGTKVIMRVPKFRSGVRASGGVA, from the coding sequence GCCACCCCCACCGAACGCGCCGTGCACGCCGCCCTGCACACCGCCTCGCTGGCGGCGCGCGCGCTGCGTCAGGGCCTGGACTCCGGATCCGCGGCCACGGCGGCGCCCTTCCTGCGCGGACTGACCGGCACCGACGGTGTCGCCTTGTTCAACGGCCACGGCGAGCTGCTGGCCGCCGACCCCGACGACGAGCTGATCTGGCAGCCCGATATCGCCGAAACCTGTGCATCCACCGCCGCGGAGTCGATCGCCGGCGAACGCCGCGTACTCAACGGTGTGCGCACCTCCACCGTGGTGGCCCAGCCGCTGTTGGCCGAGAACGGTGACGTGCTGGGCGTGCTGGTGGTCGTCACCGCGGGCAGCCCGGGCCCCGGGATGCTCGGCGCGATCGGCGAGGTCGCGCGCTACGCCGCCAGCCAGATCGAACTGGCCGAACTCGATGCGTCCCGGGCCCGGCTGGACAAGGCCGAGGTCTTGGCGCTGCGCGCGCAGATCAGCCCGCACTTCATCTACAACGCGCTCAACACCATCGCCTCGTTCGTGCGCACCGATCCCGCCCGCGCCCGCGAACTCATCCTGGAGTTCGCCGATTTCACCCGCTACTCGTTCCGGGCCGCCGGCCAGTACACCACCCTGGCCGAGGAACTGCGCAATATCGACCGCTACCTCACGCTGGAGCGGGCCCGGTTCGGCACCGCGCTGACGGTCCGCCTGCAGGTCGCCCCCGAGGTACTCAACGTGGTGGTGCCGTTCCTGGCGCTCCAACCGTTGGTGGAGAACGCGGTCCGGCACGGACTGGCCGGCCGCGGCGGCGGTTCGGTGGAAATCGTCGCCAACGATGCCGGCTCGGACTGTGTCATCACCGTCGAGGACGACGGCGCCGGAATGGATCCCGACACATTGCGGGCCGGCCAGGGCGACGCGCTGGCCGACCGCAGCGCCGACCAGTCCGCACACGTCGGCCTGACCAATGTCGACCATCGGCTGCGCGCGGCGTTCGGCAACGATTACGGTCTGGTGGTCGAAACGGCTGTCGGGGCGGGGACCAAGGTCATCATGCGGGTGCCGAAGTTCCGCTCCGGTGTGCGGGCCAGCGGAGGTGTCGCGTGA
- a CDS encoding LytTR family DNA-binding domain-containing protein, which translates to MSVTGLTVLAVDDEAPALDELAYLLGQHPDIASVHTAGDATSALRELNAHPIDAVFLDINMPGLSGIELAGVLRNFANRPAVVFVTAHDDKAVAAFDVGAVDYLLKPIRQNRLDEAVRRVTIARNNEPEPPDDPDAPDSDVIPAELGGITQLVPRETIGWVEAEGDYARLHAATGAHLVRIPLSVLETRWRDHGFQRIHRSYLVSLRLVTGLRTAEGAVLVRLRANGASPAVELPVSRRQARELRDRLVRDPMRNLKPAGSDD; encoded by the coding sequence GTGAGCGTGACGGGTCTGACGGTCCTGGCCGTCGACGATGAGGCGCCGGCGCTCGACGAGCTGGCCTACTTGTTGGGCCAGCACCCCGATATCGCCTCGGTGCACACCGCGGGGGACGCCACCTCGGCCCTGCGCGAACTCAATGCGCATCCCATCGACGCCGTGTTCCTGGACATCAACATGCCGGGCTTGTCCGGCATCGAACTCGCCGGTGTGTTGCGCAACTTCGCGAACCGGCCCGCGGTGGTGTTCGTGACAGCGCACGACGACAAAGCGGTCGCCGCCTTCGATGTCGGCGCCGTGGACTACCTGCTCAAGCCGATCCGGCAGAACCGGCTCGACGAGGCCGTGCGCCGGGTGACGATCGCGCGCAACAACGAACCCGAACCGCCCGACGATCCCGACGCACCCGACTCCGATGTCATCCCGGCCGAGCTCGGCGGCATCACCCAGCTGGTACCGCGGGAGACCATCGGCTGGGTGGAGGCCGAAGGCGACTACGCCCGGCTACACGCGGCCACCGGAGCCCATCTGGTCCGGATTCCGTTGAGTGTCTTGGAAACCCGCTGGCGCGATCACGGCTTCCAACGCATACACCGGTCCTACCTCGTCTCCTTGCGGCTGGTGACCGGGCTGCGCACCGCAGAGGGCGCGGTGCTGGTCCGGCTGCGGGCCAACGGCGCCTCCCCCGCGGTGGAACTCCCGGTGAGCCGGCGCCAGGCCCGCGAGCTCCGCGACCGGTTGGTTCGGGATCCGATGCGCAACCTCAAGCCCGCGGGCTCCGATGACTGA
- a CDS encoding cation acetate symporter gives MTGSPLTAAALLIAAIATVVIGSWGVRLSRTTSDFLVASRSVGPRWNAAAISGEYLSAASFLGVAGLIAKYGADALWYPVGFTAGYLGLLLFVAAPLRRSGAYTVPDFAEFRLGSARLRKVAMLVVVIICVFYLAPQYQGAGLALKTLLGMPVWTGPVLVGAIVITNVVGGGMRSITFVQAFQYWLKLTAIAIPALALLGLFVTDRGELGGPLPPSVDRETTVQVETDVVVQVVDPSGITMTGQLDGKTVRDATFGTPGEHTVGAGTSLTLAAGAATPVVAGTPSTGSEWIVSGGGLGGGHPLYQVISIIVATFLGTMGLPHVLVRFYTNRDGRAARRTALAVIALLSFFYLFPTLLGVFSRLYVPQLLITGTADAAVLLAPGSAIGGALGQMLAALVAAGAIAAFLATSSGLLVSIAGALATDVMRGRVRDFRIAAVIGGVIPIPLSLLVADLELSRTVGLAFAVAASTLCPLLVLGIWWRGLTATGAACGLIVGGLACGSAVLVEITGGIDENVLGGWPAVMVGYPAAVSVPVAFATMIVVSRFTRATPDVAQIFARMHVPERLGMGVERLPEG, from the coding sequence GTGACCGGCTCACCGCTGACGGCGGCCGCCCTGCTGATTGCGGCGATCGCCACCGTGGTCATCGGTAGCTGGGGAGTTCGGCTGTCGCGCACCACGTCGGATTTCCTGGTGGCCTCCCGAAGCGTCGGACCGCGCTGGAACGCTGCCGCGATATCCGGCGAATATCTCTCCGCCGCATCATTTCTCGGGGTTGCCGGGCTGATCGCGAAGTACGGCGCCGACGCACTGTGGTATCCCGTCGGATTCACCGCCGGCTACCTCGGTCTGCTGTTGTTCGTCGCCGCTCCGCTGCGCCGCTCGGGCGCCTACACGGTTCCCGACTTCGCCGAGTTCCGGCTGGGCTCGGCGCGACTGCGCAAGGTGGCCATGCTCGTCGTGGTGATCATCTGTGTGTTCTACCTGGCGCCGCAGTACCAGGGAGCCGGTCTGGCGCTGAAAACGCTTCTCGGCATGCCGGTGTGGACCGGCCCCGTACTGGTCGGCGCGATCGTCATCACCAATGTGGTGGGCGGCGGAATGCGCTCCATCACCTTCGTGCAGGCCTTCCAGTACTGGCTGAAACTCACCGCGATCGCCATTCCGGCGCTGGCACTGCTCGGCCTGTTCGTGACCGACCGTGGCGAACTGGGCGGTCCGCTGCCGCCGAGCGTGGACCGCGAGACGACCGTGCAGGTCGAGACCGATGTGGTGGTCCAGGTGGTCGACCCGTCCGGGATCACGATGACCGGTCAGCTCGACGGAAAGACGGTGCGCGATGCCACCTTCGGCACTCCGGGCGAACACACCGTCGGCGCCGGGACCAGCCTCACCCTGGCCGCCGGCGCCGCCACCCCGGTGGTGGCCGGCACGCCGAGCACCGGCAGCGAATGGATCGTCTCCGGCGGCGGCCTGGGCGGCGGGCATCCGCTGTACCAGGTGATCTCGATCATCGTGGCGACCTTTCTCGGCACGATGGGCCTGCCACATGTGTTGGTGCGGTTCTACACCAACCGCGACGGGCGGGCGGCGCGGCGGACCGCGCTGGCCGTCATCGCGCTGCTGTCGTTCTTCTACCTCTTCCCCACCCTGCTCGGGGTGTTCTCCCGGCTGTACGTGCCGCAACTGCTGATCACCGGAACTGCCGATGCCGCAGTGCTGTTGGCGCCGGGCTCGGCCATCGGCGGAGCGCTCGGTCAAATGTTGGCCGCCCTGGTCGCGGCGGGCGCCATCGCGGCCTTCCTGGCGACCTCGTCCGGGTTGCTGGTCAGCATCGCCGGTGCGCTGGCCACCGATGTGATGCGCGGCCGGGTCCGCGACTTCCGCATCGCGGCGGTGATCGGCGGCGTCATCCCGATCCCGCTGTCCCTGCTGGTGGCCGATCTGGAACTGTCCCGCACCGTCGGGCTGGCGTTCGCCGTCGCGGCCTCCACCCTGTGCCCGCTGCTGGTGCTCGGCATCTGGTGGCGCGGGCTGACCGCCACCGGTGCCGCCTGCGGGTTGATCGTCGGCGGACTCGCCTGTGGTAGCGCGGTATTGGTGGAGATCACCGGAGGGATCGACGAGAACGTGCTGGGCGGTTGGCCCGCGGTGATGGTCGGCTATCCCGCTGCGGTGAGCGTTCCGGTGGCGTTCGCCACCATGATCGTGGTCAGCCGGTTCACCCGCGCCACCCCCGACGTTGCGCAGATCTTCGCCCGGATGCACGTCCCGGAACGGCTCGGCATGGGTGTCGAACGTCTACCGGAGGGCTGA
- a CDS encoding DUF485 domain-containing protein — MPEIDLPARPAPTGEEFLAMQASPEFQDLRSRLRKFVFPMTAFFLIWYGIYVLLGAFATEFMATPVFGNVNVGLIIGLGQFLTTFIITGLYVRFANRDLDPRSAAIREELEGPLR; from the coding sequence GTGCCCGAGATCGATCTACCCGCGCGGCCTGCGCCCACCGGCGAGGAGTTCCTCGCCATGCAGGCCAGCCCCGAGTTCCAGGACTTGCGCAGCAGGCTGCGCAAATTCGTCTTCCCGATGACCGCGTTCTTCCTGATCTGGTACGGGATCTATGTCCTGCTCGGTGCGTTCGCCACCGAGTTCATGGCCACCCCGGTGTTCGGCAACGTCAACGTCGGCCTGATCATCGGGCTCGGCCAGTTCCTGACCACGTTCATCATCACCGGTCTTTACGTCCGCTTCGCCAACCGCGATCTGGACCCGCGTTCGGCGGCCATCCGCGAAGAGCTGGAAGGACCCCTGCGATGA
- a CDS encoding cation acetate symporter has product MNLLAATETVGNPIANMAIFGVFVVVTMVVVIRASKKNATADEFFTGGRAFSGPQNGIAIAGDYLSAASFLGIAGAIAVYGYDGFLYSIGFLVAWLVALLLVAELLRNTGRFTMADVLSFRLNQRKVRVAAATSTLTVSLFYLLAQMAGAGGLVALLMNINSRTGQSIVIAVVGLLMIVYVLVGGMKGTTWVQIIKAVLLIAGAGIMTVMVLAKFGMNFSEILGSAQAAISGATTEGVASRDVLAPGAQYGGSLTSQINFISLALALVLGTAGLPHVLMRFYTVPTAKEARKSVVWAIALIGAFYLFTLVLGYGAAALVGPDRILSAAGGVNSAAPLLALELGGVVLLGIISAVAFATILAVVAGLTITASASFAHDIYAGVWKKHKVTEDEQVRVSRITAVVLGIVAIGLGILANGQNVAFLVALAFAIAAAANLPTIVYSLYWKRFNTRGALWSMYGGLISTLILIIFSPAVSGAKTSMIPGADFAWFPLANPGIVSIPLAFALGIIGSLTSKDTGDPAINAEMEVRSLTGVGAEKAVAH; this is encoded by the coding sequence ATGAACCTCCTGGCAGCAACCGAGACGGTGGGCAACCCCATCGCCAACATGGCCATCTTCGGCGTGTTCGTCGTCGTCACCATGGTCGTGGTGATCCGCGCCAGCAAGAAGAACGCCACCGCCGACGAGTTCTTCACCGGCGGCCGCGCCTTCTCCGGCCCACAGAACGGCATCGCGATCGCCGGTGACTACCTGTCGGCAGCCAGCTTCCTCGGCATCGCCGGCGCCATCGCCGTCTACGGCTACGACGGCTTCCTCTATTCGATCGGCTTCCTGGTCGCCTGGCTGGTGGCCCTGCTGCTGGTCGCCGAATTGTTGCGTAACACAGGCCGATTCACCATGGCCGACGTGCTGAGCTTCCGATTGAATCAGCGCAAGGTCCGGGTCGCGGCCGCCACTTCGACGCTGACGGTCTCGCTGTTCTACCTGCTGGCGCAGATGGCCGGCGCGGGTGGCCTGGTGGCGTTGCTGATGAACATCAACAGCCGTACCGGACAGTCGATCGTGATCGCCGTCGTCGGTCTGCTGATGATCGTCTACGTCTTGGTCGGCGGCATGAAGGGCACCACCTGGGTGCAGATCATCAAGGCCGTGCTTCTGATTGCCGGCGCCGGAATCATGACCGTGATGGTGCTCGCCAAGTTCGGGATGAACTTCTCCGAGATCCTCGGCTCGGCGCAGGCCGCCATCTCCGGGGCCACCACCGAAGGTGTCGCCAGCCGTGACGTGCTGGCGCCCGGCGCCCAGTACGGCGGATCGCTGACCTCCCAGATCAACTTCATCTCGCTGGCGCTGGCGCTGGTGCTCGGCACGGCCGGTCTGCCGCACGTGCTGATGCGGTTCTACACGGTGCCCACCGCCAAGGAGGCCCGCAAGTCCGTCGTGTGGGCCATCGCCCTGATCGGCGCGTTCTACCTGTTCACCCTGGTGCTCGGCTACGGCGCCGCGGCGCTCGTCGGCCCGGATCGCATCCTCAGCGCTGCGGGCGGCGTGAACTCGGCGGCCCCGCTGCTGGCACTGGAACTCGGCGGTGTCGTTCTGCTCGGCATCATCTCGGCGGTGGCCTTCGCGACCATCCTGGCGGTCGTGGCCGGTCTGACCATCACCGCGTCGGCGTCCTTCGCCCACGACATCTACGCCGGCGTGTGGAAGAAGCACAAGGTCACCGAGGACGAGCAGGTGCGGGTCTCCCGCATCACCGCGGTGGTGCTGGGCATCGTGGCGATCGGTCTCGGCATCCTGGCCAATGGACAGAACGTCGCCTTCCTGGTGGCGCTGGCCTTCGCCATCGCCGCGGCGGCCAACCTGCCCACCATCGTGTATTCGCTGTACTGGAAGCGGTTCAACACCCGCGGTGCGCTGTGGAGCATGTACGGCGGTCTGATCTCGACGCTGATCCTGATCATCTTCTCCCCCGCCGTGTCGGGTGCGAAGACCTCGATGATCCCGGGTGCGGACTTCGCCTGGTTCCCGCTGGCCAACCCGGGGATCGTGTCCATCCCGCTGGCATTCGCGCTCGGCATCATCGGCTCCCTCACCTCGAAGGACACCGGTGACCCAGCGATCAACGCGGAGATGGAGGTGCGGTCGCTGACGGGGGTGGGCGCCGAGAAGGCTGTTGCGCACTAG
- a CDS encoding MFS transporter produces MVGTTLPTPLYALYAERMHFSVLTTTVIFAVYALGVLAALLLFGRWSDVLGRRPVLLAGLAFAIASAVVFLAADSVAMLLVGRFLSGLSAGLFTGTATAAVVEALPTAQRERAAMVATIVNIGGLGIGPVLAGALAEYVPHPLTLPFVVHIVLAALAAGAVLIAPETSPRTGRIGLQRLTVPAEVRAVFLTAATAAFAGFAVTGLFAAIAPSFVADVVGIANHAVAGAIAGSIFLASAVAQLAGRRIVPATAVAWGCAILVVGMVILAVALTFSSLTGIIVAAVVAGTGQGISFSRGLAAVVEQVPAKQRGEISSTYFVVGYVAISVPVVGVGFAAQAWGLRAAGVSFAAAVAVLSLGCLVAILLQSRHQARLSGSTQA; encoded by the coding sequence ATGGTCGGCACCACCCTGCCCACTCCGCTGTATGCGCTCTACGCCGAGCGGATGCACTTCTCCGTCCTCACCACGACGGTGATTTTCGCGGTCTACGCGCTGGGTGTGCTGGCAGCACTGCTGCTCTTCGGGCGGTGGTCGGATGTCCTCGGCAGGCGCCCGGTGCTGTTGGCCGGCCTGGCCTTCGCGATCGCCAGCGCGGTGGTGTTCCTGGCCGCCGACAGCGTGGCGATGCTGCTCGTGGGGCGCTTCCTGTCGGGTCTGTCGGCGGGACTGTTCACCGGTACCGCCACCGCCGCGGTGGTCGAGGCGCTGCCGACCGCGCAGCGGGAGCGCGCCGCGATGGTGGCCACCATCGTCAACATCGGTGGCCTCGGTATCGGTCCGGTGTTGGCCGGCGCGCTCGCCGAATACGTGCCGCACCCGCTGACACTGCCGTTCGTCGTGCACATCGTGCTGGCTGCGCTGGCGGCGGGGGCGGTGCTCATCGCGCCGGAAACCTCGCCGCGCACCGGTCGAATCGGCCTGCAGCGTCTCACCGTTCCCGCCGAGGTGCGCGCAGTGTTCCTGACAGCAGCCACCGCCGCGTTCGCCGGCTTCGCCGTGACGGGCCTTTTCGCCGCGATCGCACCGTCCTTCGTCGCCGACGTCGTCGGGATCGCCAACCATGCCGTCGCCGGCGCCATCGCCGGGTCCATATTCCTGGCCTCCGCCGTCGCTCAGCTCGCCGGCCGCCGCATCGTCCCGGCCACCGCGGTCGCCTGGGGCTGCGCGATCCTGGTGGTGGGCATGGTGATTCTGGCTGTCGCCCTGACCTTTTCGTCGCTGACGGGGATCATCGTCGCGGCCGTGGTAGCCGGCACCGGGCAGGGTATCAGCTTCAGCCGGGGCCTGGCCGCGGTGGTCGAGCAGGTGCCCGCGAAGCAACGCGGCGAGATCAGCTCGACCTATTTCGTGGTGGGCTACGTGGCGATCTCGGTGCCGGTGGTCGGCGTGGGGTTTGCCGCGCAGGCCTGGGGGCTACGCGCCGCCGGGGTGAGCTTTGCCGCCGCGGTGGCGGTGCTGTCGCTGGGCTGCCTCGTCGCGATCCTGCTGCAGAGCAGGCACCAGGCCCGATTGAGTGGTTCTACTCAGGCCTGA
- a CDS encoding acyltransferase: MAIAAFPTVAEVAASTPPERDRAIDVIRITALVGVVIGHTVMATSIIRDGVFHWENLLTTSVVFQALTWVFQIMPLFFFAGVAASAHTYAGAWGGWLLKRCTRLYRPVFYYLAFWTVALMVAHRALPVHVYEPIAGISIQLLWFLGAYVLVLAAVPLLTRINTAGRLVAAVATLYASVAVIDVIRINEPSWNWLGYANLAVWLVPGMFGVAYRYRLLTTSNAAVLGVSMLAINLALVRFGPYEPSLVGIEGQQLKNMAPPSLLLAGHAIMMCAFAIAAAPGIGRWARRPRVWWLTAIGNSGAMTLYLWHIPALLGMHLAFDLMGLPRYPGQPHFVALSIVQLVVMAVLVTALFVALRPLENNPLPYWDGGTVGESGVRSATVGALLCLAGAATLASVGWGMKGLGLYCVALMLGALVGARSLSR, translated from the coding sequence ATGGCCATCGCAGCGTTCCCGACGGTCGCCGAGGTGGCGGCGAGCACCCCGCCCGAGCGGGACCGCGCCATCGACGTCATCCGCATCACCGCACTGGTGGGTGTCGTCATCGGGCACACCGTCATGGCCACCAGCATCATCCGCGACGGCGTCTTCCACTGGGAAAACCTGCTCACCACATCAGTGGTGTTCCAGGCCCTGACCTGGGTATTCCAGATCATGCCGCTGTTCTTCTTCGCCGGGGTGGCGGCCTCTGCGCACACCTACGCCGGCGCCTGGGGCGGCTGGCTGCTCAAACGCTGCACCCGGCTGTACCGTCCGGTGTTCTACTACCTGGCGTTCTGGACGGTGGCGCTGATGGTGGCGCACCGCGCGCTCCCGGTGCACGTGTACGAGCCGATCGCCGGTATCTCGATCCAGTTGCTCTGGTTCCTCGGCGCCTATGTCCTTGTACTGGCTGCGGTTCCGCTGCTCACCCGGATCAACACCGCGGGCCGGTTGGTCGCCGCCGTCGCCACCCTGTACGCATCGGTCGCCGTCATCGATGTCATCCGGATCAATGAACCGAGCTGGAACTGGCTGGGTTACGCCAATCTTGCGGTATGGCTGGTGCCCGGCATGTTCGGTGTCGCCTACCGGTACCGGCTGCTCACCACTTCGAACGCGGCCGTCCTCGGGGTGTCGATGCTGGCGATCAATCTCGCGCTCGTGCGGTTCGGACCGTACGAACCCAGCCTGGTCGGCATCGAGGGCCAACAGCTGAAGAACATGGCGCCGCCGTCTTTGCTGCTGGCCGGCCACGCAATCATGATGTGCGCGTTCGCGATTGCCGCCGCGCCCGGCATCGGCCGGTGGGCCCGGCGTCCGCGGGTGTGGTGGTTGACGGCGATCGGCAACAGCGGCGCCATGACGTTGTACCTGTGGCACATCCCGGCGCTGCTCGGTATGCACCTGGCCTTCGATCTGATGGGGCTGCCCCGCTACCCGGGGCAACCGCATTTCGTCGCGCTCAGCATCGTCCAGCTCGTGGTGATGGCCGTACTGGTCACCGCCTTGTTCGTGGCCCTGCGCCCGCTGGAGAACAATCCGCTGCCGTATTGGGACGGCGGCACGGTCGGCGAATCCGGGGTGCGCAGCGCCACGGTGGGCGCGCTGTTGTGCCTCGCGGGTGCGGCCACCCTGGCCTCGGTGGGCTGGGGAATGAAGGGGCTCGGGCTCTATTGCGTCGCGCTGATGCTGGGCGCGCTCGTCGGTGCCCGCAGTCTGTCGCGTTAG
- a CDS encoding DUF5302 domain-containing protein yields the protein MADETPEDDTKRKFREALERKKTQTADGVSHAEAGRKQPRGAHGPVENRREFRRKSG from the coding sequence ATGGCCGACGAGACTCCCGAAGACGACACCAAGCGCAAGTTCCGGGAGGCGCTGGAGCGGAAGAAGACGCAGACCGCGGACGGCGTGTCACATGCCGAAGCCGGCCGTAAACAGCCGCGCGGCGCGCACGGCCCGGTGGAGAACCGTCGGGAGTTCCGCCGCAAGAGCGGCTAA
- a CDS encoding PPOX class F420-dependent oxidoreductase: MGRQVFDDKLLALISGNSLGVLATVKKDGRPQLSNVSYWFDARNVALQVSVTEPRAKTRNLRRDPRASIHVSSDDGWAYAVAEGDAVLTPPAANAGDDTVEALIALYRNIAGEHPDWDDYRRAMVDDRRVLLTLPINHLYGMPPGIR, encoded by the coding sequence ATGGGGCGCCAGGTTTTCGACGACAAGCTGTTGGCATTGATCAGTGGGAACTCGCTGGGGGTGCTGGCCACGGTGAAGAAGGACGGGCGACCACAGCTGTCCAACGTCTCGTACTGGTTCGACGCGCGCAATGTCGCCCTGCAGGTATCGGTGACCGAACCGCGCGCCAAGACCCGCAATTTGCGCCGCGACCCGCGTGCCTCCATCCACGTGTCCTCCGACGACGGCTGGGCCTACGCCGTCGCCGAGGGGGACGCCGTGCTCACCCCACCTGCCGCGAACGCGGGAGATGACACCGTTGAGGCGTTGATTGCCTTGTACCGCAACATCGCCGGTGAACATCCGGACTGGGACGATTACCGCCGGGCCATGGTCGATGACCGGCGGGTGCTGCTGACCCTGCCGATCAACCATCTGTACGGGATGCCGCCCGGGATCAGGTGA
- a CDS encoding class I SAM-dependent methyltransferase, with product MSGLTGIDGTSLGGVSATTLWTLHNRGTEAKRSDGVIRDPWAVTLFDAIRYDYRKFGKPNQSHALRARAFDAAAIDYLTTHPKASVVALAEGLQTSFWRLARAGVADELTWYSIDLEPVMELRRRLLPRNDRIVELAQSALDRSWMDQVKTDDGVFITAEGLLMYLEPEDSLSLIADCAARFPGGQLMFDSIPHWFSRRTLSGLRLSDRYLTPAMPFAMTADEGLALAGSIDGVRSARDVSLPPGRGLWKLASLSTLDRIGAFRRARPSVTLLEFG from the coding sequence ATGAGTGGTCTGACGGGTATCGACGGCACAAGTTTGGGGGGCGTGTCCGCGACCACGCTCTGGACCCTGCACAATCGCGGCACCGAGGCCAAACGTTCGGACGGCGTGATCCGCGACCCGTGGGCGGTCACCCTGTTCGACGCCATCAGATACGACTACCGGAAATTCGGGAAACCCAACCAATCGCACGCCTTGCGGGCCCGGGCGTTCGACGCGGCGGCCATCGACTATCTGACGACGCACCCGAAGGCATCTGTGGTGGCGCTGGCCGAAGGCCTGCAGACCAGCTTCTGGCGGCTGGCCCGGGCCGGTGTCGCCGACGAATTGACCTGGTATTCCATCGATCTGGAACCCGTGATGGAGCTGCGCCGCCGACTGCTGCCGCGCAATGACCGGATTGTCGAACTGGCGCAGTCCGCGCTGGACCGCAGCTGGATGGACCAGGTGAAAACCGACGACGGGGTGTTCATCACCGCCGAAGGTCTGTTGATGTATCTGGAGCCCGAGGATTCACTGAGCCTGATCGCCGACTGCGCGGCCCGCTTCCCGGGCGGGCAGCTGATGTTCGACTCGATCCCGCACTGGTTCAGTCGCCGCACCCTGTCCGGGCTGCGACTGTCCGACCGCTACCTCACCCCGGCGATGCCGTTCGCGATGACCGCCGATGAGGGGCTCGCGCTGGCCGGCAGCATCGACGGGGTACGAAGCGCCCGCGATGTCTCGCTGCCACCCGGTCGCGGACTGTGGAAGCTCGCAAGTCTGTCGACGCTGGACCGTATCGGCGCCTTCCGGCGGGCCCGGCCCAGTGTCACCCTGCTGGAGTTCGGCTGA
- a CDS encoding DUF1697 domain-containing protein, which yields MTRYAAFLRGVNVGGVTLKMAEVAAVFTAAGFTDVKTILASGNVLLNSSSSADAVRMNAEAALRASFGYDAWVLAYPVDTVRDISENYPFEREVPEHHSYVTFVSDADVLEELTTLAAAAGEAAARGDGVLYWQVARSSTLNSAIGKTMGRKRYKSSTTTRNLRTLDKVLASVHSTR from the coding sequence ATGACGCGGTATGCCGCGTTCCTGCGCGGTGTGAACGTCGGCGGCGTCACACTCAAGATGGCGGAGGTGGCGGCGGTGTTCACCGCGGCCGGATTCACCGACGTGAAGACGATCTTGGCGAGCGGGAACGTGCTGCTGAACAGCTCATCATCGGCGGACGCGGTCCGCATGAACGCCGAAGCCGCGCTGCGGGCGAGCTTCGGCTACGACGCCTGGGTACTCGCGTATCCGGTCGACACCGTCCGGGACATATCGGAGAACTATCCCTTCGAGCGCGAGGTTCCCGAGCATCACTCCTACGTCACCTTCGTCAGCGACGCCGATGTGCTGGAAGAACTGACGACGCTGGCCGCTGCGGCCGGGGAGGCCGCCGCCCGCGGGGACGGAGTGCTCTATTGGCAGGTGGCCCGATCGTCGACGCTGAACTCCGCGATCGGCAAGACGATGGGCAGAAAGCGTTACAAGTCCTCGACCACCACCCGCAACCTGCGCACCCTGGACAAAGTCCTCGCATCGGTACATTCGACACGGTGA